A single genomic interval of Trinickia acidisoli harbors:
- a CDS encoding nuclear transport factor 2 family protein, producing the protein MRVATSLEALYTRQIRTYLAALERGDVPAICAQFKPDAQIFSPFLGWMKPASFFEKVAAASGESKITPIDICVSATGVPRATGYFIYDWGLKDGAAVRFECIDVFEFDESGLIERMIIVYDTHPIRSTVGDKYR; encoded by the coding sequence ATGAGAGTGGCCACTTCGCTGGAAGCACTATACACGCGGCAGATTCGTACCTACCTCGCAGCGCTCGAACGCGGCGACGTTCCGGCGATCTGCGCACAATTCAAACCGGACGCACAAATCTTCTCGCCCTTTCTCGGTTGGATGAAGCCGGCGTCATTCTTTGAGAAAGTTGCTGCGGCGTCGGGTGAAAGTAAGATCACGCCGATCGACATTTGCGTCAGTGCGACGGGCGTGCCACGTGCGACGGGTTACTTTATTTACGATTGGGGGTTGAAGGATGGTGCGGCCGTGCGCTTCGAGTGCATTGACGTATTCGAGTTCGACGAAAGCGGACTGATAGAGCGGATGATCATCGTCTATGACACTCACCCCATCCGCAGTACGGTGGGCGACAAATACCGGTAG
- a CDS encoding glycosyltransferase: MSIDIARPALTICIPTYNRGKRVHSLLLFLKQNLLVRTNDVNVVVVNNCSTDGTEEMISPLVDDRIRLINRTVFLDNAEKNMFASVEYCTGEYIWFHGDDELPIVDSALALIDMIRKDVADFFVFNSAMINDEGGLLSSRMSPMHSLHLDMQGDALIQTAGFVFMLAGISNVVLKRDHVDVDVAWEAQAIAPIYSHVVWLLICFSKRRCRIVNLPLVFYRNSALPKQVQHFKKLAERLGVGDDYFWGLGVATQLEYLVNKGAIQASSVAKIMEGRRDGTRFRLLNECVHRIYTQVLTSITSGETRQRIDPETLKRARDFLVSCDGFTYDLFEPIEKLNEIAFGKRSRKELSALCEEYEQTLAQHSDDPFRNHWRGQRLGFEIFSMPLGWVAIDPEIEGGVQSALQYIDIRENQPYVWVSENLEDLLERLQAHLKTEPRNIDCSNKRADAQIIKIGHDLVEIGRFATSEYARMVQLSLQYTMPIRMIARIFIYPVHRLTAAGGRILRKWVARLSSD; the protein is encoded by the coding sequence ATGTCGATTGATATCGCGCGGCCTGCTTTGACGATATGTATCCCTACCTATAATCGAGGGAAGCGGGTGCATTCTCTTTTGCTTTTTCTAAAGCAAAATTTATTGGTGCGCACTAATGACGTCAATGTAGTGGTGGTGAATAATTGCTCCACCGACGGAACGGAGGAGATGATCTCACCACTGGTTGATGATCGAATTAGATTGATTAATCGCACAGTGTTTCTTGATAATGCGGAAAAAAATATGTTTGCATCGGTCGAGTATTGCACCGGTGAATACATTTGGTTTCATGGAGACGATGAACTTCCTATCGTCGACTCTGCATTGGCTCTGATCGACATGATCCGCAAAGATGTTGCGGACTTCTTCGTGTTCAACTCCGCAATGATCAACGATGAAGGCGGGCTACTGTCGTCACGCATGTCGCCAATGCATTCCTTGCATTTGGATATGCAGGGAGACGCGTTGATCCAGACAGCCGGCTTTGTATTTATGTTGGCAGGCATTTCGAACGTCGTCCTCAAGCGCGATCACGTCGACGTTGACGTAGCTTGGGAAGCGCAGGCGATTGCGCCGATTTATTCTCATGTGGTTTGGTTGCTCATTTGCTTCTCAAAGCGGCGCTGCCGGATTGTGAACCTTCCGCTCGTCTTCTATCGGAATTCCGCGCTTCCGAAGCAAGTGCAACATTTCAAGAAATTGGCAGAGCGTCTTGGAGTTGGAGACGACTATTTTTGGGGCCTGGGCGTTGCAACGCAACTGGAATATTTGGTGAACAAGGGTGCGATTCAAGCATCCTCGGTCGCAAAGATCATGGAAGGTCGGAGGGATGGTACGAGATTCCGATTATTGAATGAGTGTGTCCATCGGATATACACTCAGGTGCTCACATCCATCACTAGTGGCGAAACTCGGCAACGGATCGATCCTGAAACACTGAAACGTGCTCGGGATTTTCTAGTGTCATGCGATGGATTTACCTACGACCTGTTCGAGCCGATCGAAAAACTGAACGAGATCGCGTTCGGGAAACGTTCGCGCAAGGAGTTGAGCGCACTCTGCGAAGAGTACGAGCAAACCCTTGCACAGCACAGCGACGATCCATTCCGCAATCATTGGCGCGGACAGCGCTTGGGCTTTGAGATTTTCAGCATGCCGCTCGGATGGGTCGCAATCGATCCCGAGATCGAAGGGGGCGTGCAGTCGGCGCTGCAATATATCGATATTCGAGAAAATCAGCCCTACGTCTGGGTAAGTGAAAATCTCGAGGACTTACTCGAACGCTTGCAGGCGCATTTAAAGACTGAGCCGCGAAATATCGATTGTTCGAATAAGCGAGCCGATGCGCAAATAATAAAAATCGGTCACGACTTAGTGGAAATTGGTCGTTTTGCGACATCCGAGTATGCCCGAATGGTACAGCTATCTCTGCAGTATACGATGCCGATTCGGATGATTGCACGCATTTTCATCTATCCAGTTCACAGATTGACCGCAGCGGGGGGCCGCATTCTCCGTAAATGGGTTGCCCGTCTAAGTAGCGATTGA
- a CDS encoding DinB family protein, with protein sequence MRFLKQGSSQITSRSEILAYVVNHTSFHRGFIADILRRMSVSVPATDLATYIRDRK encoded by the coding sequence ATGAGATTCCTGAAACAGGGGTCGAGTCAGATCACATCGCGCTCGGAAATCCTCGCATATGTCGTCAATCACACCAGCTTTCATCGAGGTTTCATCGCTGACATCCTCCGCCGGATGTCCGTGTCGGTTCCCGCAACCGACCTAGCGACTTATATCCGAGATCGGAAATGA
- a CDS encoding NAD-dependent epimerase/dehydratase family protein, giving the protein MRHQATHPIVSNDLETIVGANLPWERFQGKTILVTGASGLVGSYVVWTLLALNKRFENSVNVIASGRDKATLQRKLGEHAHLAIAELSLSTTMPPGIAADFVIHLASPSRTSMHRDDPLGTIGPNVFGTQSLLEMAKRSAAEGFLFVSSGAVYGQPDLPEGQRVREDVAASYNHLNPIMSYAEGKRMGEFLCRSWSEQHELPTTIARLGHTYGPGLEETDERVFADFVFRILRNEPLVIKSAGAAVRPFCYISDAITGLFTILLCGEKGEAYNLVNVYNECSMLELALILRDIFPKREIRVEVLGQSSHSFQKSILLSTEKLESLGWQPNISIRDGFKRTIESFNSLP; this is encoded by the coding sequence ATGCGACATCAAGCTACACACCCAATTGTCTCGAACGATCTTGAGACTATTGTTGGTGCGAATTTACCCTGGGAGCGTTTTCAGGGTAAGACGATACTCGTGACGGGCGCTAGTGGACTGGTGGGTAGTTACGTTGTATGGACGTTGTTAGCGCTCAACAAGCGATTCGAAAATTCAGTCAACGTCATCGCATCTGGACGTGATAAGGCAACTTTGCAACGGAAATTGGGTGAGCATGCCCATCTTGCAATTGCCGAGCTTTCTCTTTCGACGACTATGCCGCCCGGCATTGCGGCAGACTTCGTCATACATTTGGCGAGCCCATCGCGCACGTCAATGCATCGCGACGATCCTCTCGGTACGATCGGTCCAAACGTATTCGGCACTCAGTCATTGCTTGAGATGGCGAAGCGGTCCGCTGCCGAAGGCTTTCTCTTTGTCAGCAGCGGTGCTGTATACGGGCAGCCGGATCTACCTGAAGGGCAGCGTGTGCGAGAGGACGTTGCGGCGTCGTACAACCATCTCAATCCGATCATGTCCTACGCGGAGGGGAAACGCATGGGAGAATTCCTTTGCCGATCCTGGTCGGAACAGCACGAATTGCCGACAACCATTGCTAGGCTTGGACACACCTATGGCCCTGGATTGGAGGAAACCGATGAGCGTGTTTTCGCCGATTTTGTGTTTCGTATCCTCCGCAATGAACCGCTCGTAATTAAATCAGCCGGCGCGGCAGTGCGACCTTTTTGCTATATCAGTGACGCAATAACAGGGCTCTTTACCATTTTGCTGTGCGGTGAAAAAGGCGAGGCTTACAATCTGGTCAATGTATATAACGAATGCTCAATGCTAGAGCTGGCTTTGATCCTTCGAGATATTTTTCCGAAACGCGAAATCCGCGTTGAGGTGCTTGGGCAGTCATCTCATTCATTCCAGAAAAGCATTCTCCTGTCTACTGAAAAGCTGGAATCTCTTGGATGGCAACCGAACATATCGATTCGCGATGGATTCAAGCGAACAATAGAAAGTTTCAACTCTCTACCGTAG
- a CDS encoding integrase catalytic domain-containing protein, whose protein sequence is MVIDMNTTRLETIGQVREFLAGVCDVELHVVQDEAERRRFVERTLRWFGYFRRSRGERGLLFAYVQRVSGYSRAHVIRLIAQYRESGTLEQRERGTRTQFPRRYTDEDVALLVELDSLHDTLSGAATRALARRACQVYGDARYERLSHISVSHLYNLRAGQAYRQRRLTWTKTRPSPVQIAVRKAPAPEGLPGYIRIDTVHQGDQDGVKGVYHVNAVDIVTQWEVVAAVERISEAYLLPVIALMLQSFPFVVRGFHSDGGSEYINRDVAGLLEKLRIEFTRSRPRQTNDNALAECKNGAVVRKLIGYGHIPQRHAAAINRFHEQALNPYLNFHRPCYFAVDTVDARGRIRKSYPSERIMTPWDRLRSIPDFEQYLKPGVTAQTLSDTAMAMTDSQAAQQLQDMRRNLFASFRRKRA, encoded by the coding sequence ATGGTGATCGACATGAATACGACAAGGCTGGAGACGATCGGGCAAGTCCGGGAGTTCCTGGCGGGGGTCTGCGACGTTGAGCTGCACGTCGTTCAGGACGAGGCTGAGCGACGACGGTTCGTTGAGCGCACGCTGCGTTGGTTCGGCTATTTTCGGCGGTCTCGCGGTGAGCGCGGGCTGCTGTTCGCCTATGTGCAGCGGGTCTCGGGCTACTCACGTGCCCACGTCATTCGACTCATTGCGCAGTACCGCGAGAGCGGCACGCTCGAGCAGCGTGAACGCGGCACGCGCACCCAATTCCCACGTCGCTACACGGACGAGGATGTCGCCTTGCTGGTCGAACTGGACAGCCTGCACGACACGCTCTCGGGGGCGGCCACGCGGGCGCTGGCGCGGCGGGCCTGCCAGGTGTATGGCGATGCGCGCTACGAACGCTTGTCGCACATTTCCGTGTCGCACCTATACAACTTGCGCGCGGGCCAGGCGTACCGCCAGCGGCGCCTCACATGGACGAAGACGCGGCCCAGCCCGGTGCAGATCGCCGTGAGGAAGGCGCCGGCGCCTGAAGGCCTGCCCGGTTATATCCGTATCGATACGGTCCATCAAGGCGATCAGGACGGCGTCAAGGGCGTCTATCACGTCAACGCGGTGGACATCGTCACGCAATGGGAGGTCGTGGCCGCTGTCGAGCGCATCAGCGAGGCGTACCTGCTGCCGGTCATCGCGCTGATGCTCCAGAGTTTTCCGTTCGTGGTGCGCGGCTTTCACTCTGACGGTGGTAGCGAGTACATCAACCGCGACGTGGCTGGCCTGCTCGAGAAGTTGCGCATCGAGTTCACCCGCTCACGCCCGCGCCAGACCAACGACAACGCACTGGCCGAGTGCAAGAACGGCGCGGTCGTTCGCAAGCTCATCGGCTATGGGCACATCCCGCAGAGGCATGCCGCGGCGATCAACCGCTTCCACGAACAGGCGCTCAATCCGTACCTGAACTTCCACCGGCCCTGTTACTTCGCCGTGGACACGGTGGATGCACGTGGGCGCATCCGCAAGAGCTACCCGAGCGAGCGGATCATGACGCCGTGGGACCGGCTGCGCTCGATCCCGGATTTCGAGCAGTACCTCAAGCCCGGCGTCACCGCCCAGACCCTTAGCGACACTGCCATGGCCATGACCGACTCCCAGGCCGCCCAGCAGCTTCAGGACATGCGCCGCAACCTGTTCGCCTCGTTTCGTCGCAAACGAGCCTGA
- a CDS encoding LysR substrate-binding domain-containing protein — MNYRKLTPSMSLLLAFEASARHQSFTRAAEELSLTQSAVSRQVQTLEAMLGVALFLREGKRITPTDAGRAYMAEIGAALTLIRNATLQALSSEAFGERLRVATLPTFGAKWLLPKLHRLYRAHPDLQIDLHSRIEEIDFATQSLDAAITVGDGHWPNVVAHRLYAEELVLIASPETLTTTGQRRRGRQPSTRSRNQAARPTVAMLEGLTLLRVNSFPDAWREWCAHFDLPHHALRFGPSFELTSHLIQAVIAGIGIGLVPRMLVEDELGDGRLCSPFAPVPSSRSYYFIYPERVGQHPALVAFRDWLLREQAAPPR, encoded by the coding sequence ATGAACTACCGCAAGCTCACCCCGTCGATGTCGCTCCTACTGGCGTTCGAGGCATCCGCGCGTCATCAAAGCTTCACGCGTGCGGCTGAGGAGTTGTCGCTGACGCAAAGCGCGGTCAGTCGCCAAGTACAAACGCTGGAAGCCATGCTCGGGGTCGCGTTGTTCCTTCGCGAGGGCAAGCGGATCACTCCCACCGACGCCGGTCGCGCTTACATGGCGGAGATTGGTGCCGCATTGACGCTAATCCGCAACGCAACGTTGCAAGCGCTGTCTTCCGAGGCATTCGGCGAGCGCCTGCGCGTCGCAACGCTCCCCACCTTCGGTGCCAAGTGGCTTTTGCCGAAACTTCATCGCCTCTATCGCGCGCATCCGGATTTGCAAATCGATCTTCACTCGCGAATCGAAGAGATCGATTTCGCGACGCAGTCACTCGACGCGGCAATCACCGTCGGAGACGGACACTGGCCCAACGTAGTCGCACATCGGCTATACGCGGAAGAATTGGTGTTGATTGCCAGTCCGGAAACGTTAACTACCACAGGGCAGCGCCGCCGCGGCCGCCAGCCCTCAACGCGATCACGCAATCAAGCCGCCCGCCCGACGGTCGCCATGCTCGAAGGACTCACGCTGCTGCGAGTAAATAGCTTCCCTGACGCGTGGCGAGAATGGTGCGCCCATTTCGACCTGCCGCATCACGCACTGCGGTTCGGCCCGAGCTTCGAACTGACTTCACACTTGATTCAGGCCGTCATTGCTGGAATCGGCATCGGGCTCGTACCGCGGATGCTCGTCGAAGACGAGCTGGGAGACGGGCGGCTCTGCAGCCCGTTCGCCCCTGTGCCGAGCTCACGTTCCTACTACTTCATCTATCCTGAGAGAGTCGGACAGCATCCGGCACTCGTGGCGTTTCGCGACTGGCTGCTGCGCGAGCAGGCCGCTCCGCCGCGATAA
- a CDS encoding LysR family transcriptional regulator — MTEQSKNSQPGYVQHAYPLADLTRPLPPLAAFQSFVAAAHLGSISKAANHLYRTQGAVSRQIQQLEAHYRCALFLRHASGLTLTTDGHALLDVAVDVLTRLVAHANVQAGTKPILTLRLPSTFAVRWLFPRLPEINRALEGIELRISTSADDTPEFTTSEVDAIVVRGTGLWAGLEAVPLFAETLTPMCTPDQAAALRSTTDLARATLLHPGPSHDEWRCWLDSVAAMGVDSGSGLVLDTLELVGPAKFSAPSDGMFGASARPTA; from the coding sequence ATGACCGAACAATCGAAAAATTCGCAACCCGGGTATGTGCAGCATGCATACCCACTTGCCGACCTCACGCGTCCCCTGCCTCCACTGGCAGCGTTTCAATCGTTCGTCGCGGCAGCACACCTCGGCAGTATCAGCAAGGCCGCCAATCATCTATATCGCACGCAAGGCGCGGTTAGCCGCCAGATCCAGCAATTGGAAGCGCACTATCGATGCGCGCTGTTCCTGCGTCACGCATCAGGGCTGACGCTGACGACGGACGGACACGCGCTGCTGGACGTGGCAGTGGACGTACTCACACGATTGGTTGCGCACGCGAACGTTCAAGCGGGAACGAAGCCGATCCTCACGCTCCGGTTACCGTCGACATTCGCGGTTCGATGGTTATTTCCGCGACTTCCGGAAATCAATCGCGCATTGGAAGGGATTGAGTTGCGCATTTCGACCTCCGCCGACGACACGCCGGAGTTCACGACATCCGAAGTCGATGCGATCGTCGTGCGCGGGACAGGACTGTGGGCCGGCCTAGAAGCTGTTCCGCTGTTTGCGGAAACGCTCACGCCGATGTGCACGCCCGATCAGGCGGCAGCGCTGAGATCGACGACCGATCTCGCTCGCGCAACATTGCTTCATCCTGGGCCGAGTCATGACGAATGGCGATGTTGGCTCGACAGCGTTGCGGCGATGGGGGTCGATTCCGGTAGTGGACTGGTTCTGGATACACTCGAACTAGTCGGCCCTGCAAAATTCAGTGCGCCCAGCGATGGGATGTTTGGCGCCAGCGCTCGGCCCACAGCGTGA
- the ydiJ gene encoding D-2-hydroxyglutarate dehydrogenase YdiJ: MISRLSPDDSLGDLHARFLQTMKESGFEGDIDHTQALRAVLSTDNSIYQRYPKAALFPRHAQDVRRIAVLLGHPQFRQITVAPRGGGTGTNGQSLTDGIVVDLSRHMNRILAIDPKTQTVRVEAGVVKDQLNAALKPHGLFFAPELSTSNRATIGGMVSTDASGQGSCTYGKTRDHVKALASFLIGGERLSSVPVDETSLNVLCGRNDSVGRIYRVARDISERHADLIRERFPRLNRCLTGYDLAHLRDENGRFDINSVLCGSEGTLGFVVEATLNVLPIPAHTALVNIRYASFMDALRDAQPLMAHRPLSIETVDSTVLTLARQDIVWRSVAEYLPDVSDVDGAENEAGGINLVEFGGDSAAEVHARITAFVERLKTDTTVSRVAVTIADGEAAVNCIYAMRKRAVGLLGNARGASRPQPFVEDTVVPPENLPGYIAEFRALLDGMGLRYGMFGHVDAGVLHVRPALDMRDPNQAALIRPISDAVTALTLKYGGLLWGEHGKGVRSEYVPEYFGPLYPALQQLKAAFDPHNQLNPGKIATPPDSVASLLRIDAVPMRGEADRRIDERVWQRNGDAVHCNGNGACYNFDPDDAMCPSWKATRQRIHSPKGRASLMREWLRLQGEAGVDLTAEPTRAAWPMRIVNTWRKQRGERDFSHQVYDAMAGCLACKSCAAQCPVKVNVPDFRARFLAHYHTRYARSPRDYLIGSLEYSVPYVAAIPGARRIYNAVMSARPVKAALRRMAGIVDSPLLNSTSWRDVEQRWAVEPATVERLAKLDDAQRKHSVIFVQDAFTRFFETNVAAAFVELAVRLGYRVFLAPYAPNGKPLHVQGFLRAFERAAQRNAAQLAKLAHFDVPLVGMDPAMTLVYRQEYRKVVGVDACPSVLLPQEWLNEALREAVPGSDRGAINASQDGNTSTTYRLLPHCTERTNAPDAAVLWQDLFARAELSVAIPASGCCGMSGTYGHEARNVETSQTIFEQSWARHVDAWLSLDGSQPVATEQPELLATGYSCRCQVDRLRGRRLRHPIEALLDVYRGDQNGG; encoded by the coding sequence ATGATCTCACGTCTTTCTCCCGACGACTCCCTCGGCGATCTCCACGCGAGATTCCTTCAAACTATGAAGGAATCCGGCTTCGAAGGCGACATCGACCACACTCAAGCCCTGCGCGCCGTCCTTTCAACCGACAACTCGATCTACCAGCGGTACCCCAAAGCCGCGCTATTTCCCCGCCACGCACAAGACGTGCGGCGTATCGCCGTCTTACTCGGCCACCCGCAATTTCGCCAGATCACCGTTGCCCCCCGCGGCGGCGGCACGGGAACAAACGGGCAATCGCTGACGGACGGCATCGTCGTCGACCTCTCCCGCCACATGAACCGCATCCTGGCCATCGATCCAAAAACGCAAACGGTTCGTGTCGAGGCGGGCGTCGTGAAGGATCAACTCAACGCGGCGCTGAAGCCTCACGGCTTGTTCTTTGCCCCCGAACTATCCACGTCGAACCGCGCCACGATCGGCGGCATGGTCAGCACCGACGCAAGCGGCCAAGGCAGTTGCACCTATGGCAAAACACGCGACCACGTAAAGGCGCTCGCATCGTTTTTGATCGGCGGGGAGCGCTTGTCCAGCGTTCCCGTGGACGAAACATCGCTGAATGTCCTGTGCGGTCGAAACGATAGCGTCGGACGTATTTACCGCGTTGCGCGCGATATCAGCGAGCGTCATGCCGATTTGATCCGCGAGCGATTTCCACGATTGAATCGTTGTCTGACGGGCTACGATCTGGCCCATCTGCGCGATGAGAATGGCCGCTTCGACATCAACAGCGTGCTGTGCGGCTCGGAAGGCACGCTCGGGTTCGTGGTCGAGGCGACGCTGAACGTGTTGCCGATTCCTGCGCACACGGCACTCGTCAATATTCGCTACGCGAGCTTCATGGATGCATTGCGCGATGCGCAGCCGCTCATGGCGCATCGCCCGCTGTCGATCGAAACGGTCGATTCGACCGTATTGACGCTGGCACGGCAAGACATCGTGTGGCGAAGCGTCGCCGAATACTTGCCTGATGTCAGCGATGTCGATGGTGCCGAGAATGAAGCGGGAGGCATCAATCTCGTGGAATTCGGCGGCGACAGCGCGGCCGAAGTGCACGCTCGCATCACCGCCTTCGTCGAGCGCCTCAAAACGGATACCACCGTTAGCCGGGTAGCCGTCACGATTGCCGATGGCGAAGCCGCCGTCAATTGCATCTACGCCATGCGCAAGCGCGCGGTCGGTCTGCTCGGCAATGCGCGCGGTGCAAGCCGTCCGCAGCCGTTCGTCGAAGACACGGTCGTGCCGCCCGAGAACCTTCCCGGTTACATCGCCGAATTCCGCGCGTTACTCGATGGTATGGGCCTGCGGTACGGGATGTTTGGACATGTCGATGCCGGTGTGCTGCATGTCCGGCCTGCATTGGATATGCGCGATCCGAATCAGGCCGCGCTGATCCGGCCGATTTCCGATGCGGTGACAGCGCTGACGCTCAAATATGGCGGCCTACTATGGGGCGAACATGGAAAGGGCGTCCGTTCCGAATACGTGCCCGAATATTTCGGCCCCTTGTATCCTGCCTTGCAACAACTCAAGGCTGCGTTCGATCCGCACAATCAACTCAATCCCGGCAAGATCGCGACGCCACCCGATAGCGTCGCCTCTTTGCTGCGAATCGATGCCGTGCCGATGCGCGGCGAAGCGGATAGGCGTATCGATGAGCGTGTCTGGCAACGCAACGGCGATGCGGTGCATTGCAACGGCAACGGCGCCTGCTACAACTTCGATCCCGACGACGCTATGTGTCCATCGTGGAAGGCAACGCGGCAACGTATTCATTCGCCGAAGGGGCGCGCGTCGCTGATGCGCGAGTGGTTGAGGTTGCAAGGCGAGGCGGGAGTCGATTTGACTGCGGAGCCGACGCGGGCAGCATGGCCGATGCGAATCGTCAATACATGGCGCAAGCAGCGCGGAGAGAGAGATTTCTCGCACCAGGTTTACGATGCAATGGCCGGCTGTCTTGCCTGCAAATCGTGCGCGGCTCAATGTCCGGTGAAGGTCAACGTCCCCGATTTTCGTGCACGTTTTCTCGCGCACTATCACACGCGTTATGCCCGTTCGCCGCGTGATTATTTGATCGGCTCGCTCGAATACAGCGTGCCTTACGTCGCTGCAATTCCCGGTGCGCGTCGCATCTACAATGCGGTGATGAGTGCCCGTCCGGTCAAGGCGGCGTTGCGGCGTATGGCCGGTATCGTCGACAGTCCATTACTGAACTCGACATCTTGGCGCGATGTAGAACAGCGATGGGCGGTCGAGCCGGCTACCGTCGAGCGCCTAGCTAAGCTCGATGACGCGCAGCGAAAGCACAGCGTCATCTTCGTGCAAGATGCGTTCACACGCTTCTTCGAAACGAACGTCGCGGCTGCATTCGTTGAACTCGCGGTGCGGCTTGGTTACCGCGTGTTCCTTGCACCCTATGCGCCCAACGGTAAGCCGTTGCACGTTCAGGGATTTCTGCGTGCGTTCGAGCGCGCTGCGCAGCGAAATGCCGCTCAACTCGCTAAGCTGGCTCACTTCGACGTGCCGCTGGTCGGCATGGACCCCGCGATGACGCTTGTCTACCGGCAGGAATATCGAAAGGTGGTTGGCGTCGATGCGTGCCCAAGCGTTTTGCTGCCGCAAGAATGGCTGAACGAGGCGCTTCGGGAAGCAGTGCCCGGAAGCGATCGCGGTGCAATCAATGCGAGCCAGGACGGCAATACGTCGACGACCTATCGCCTGCTGCCGCATTGCACGGAGCGCACGAACGCGCCGGACGCAGCCGTACTTTGGCAAGATCTATTCGCTCGAGCAGAGCTGTCGGTAGCGATACCCGCAAGCGGGTGCTGCGGAATGTCGGGGACGTATGGGCATGAAGCACGCAATGTCGAGACGTCGCAGACGATTTTCGAGCAGTCTTGGGCACGACACGTCGATGCATGGTTATCGTTGGATGGCTCGCAGCCGGTCGCGACCGAGCAACCTGAGTTGTTAGCGACTGGCTACTCGTGTCGATGCCAGGTGGATCGCTTGCGGGGCCGTCGGCTGCGGCATCCCATCGAAGCATTGCTCGATGTTTATCGCGGCGATCAAAACGGTGGCTAG
- a CDS encoding acyltransferase family protein, with protein sequence MRDNRLDFLLVLRAIACLLVVLSHVTGEFPHSDLLSVFGHDYTWAITVVGTTGVWIFFVLSGYLMGKGFFTNRYQGNLTGIIKFYWDRFLRIYPLYIVSIVVTCAIFHKSYPLNEEGVEAITQLLFLSFYGKASFPDSVLWTISTEFRFYLLAPFIFLFVRRFARTSRAACVLALAVVSVEFAYRVWVYLHYYHAAGWPVEWLLRIYIPLSGNLDAFVFGFLLNVFILKWNSSSRSWHPSKAMGCGVFVISYIFSAYVGYRGYLLGQHFFGPLFYCCLQSIVAIGICAMLFCFEAGDAQRRIPLSLRALKENPKRCLEIFGVVTFGIYVWHLLILFWANDIHFPVSTTRAAFGLRLLFVLVITTALSAFTYLLIEKPFLRLRSMQIFPASASVFLNNWLRVFDLPKRSK encoded by the coding sequence GTGCGTGATAACCGGCTTGACTTTCTGCTCGTGCTGCGGGCAATCGCGTGCCTCCTGGTGGTGCTATCTCATGTCACGGGCGAATTCCCTCATTCGGATCTCCTGAGTGTGTTCGGTCATGACTATACGTGGGCCATCACGGTCGTCGGCACTACTGGAGTGTGGATTTTTTTCGTGCTTTCAGGTTACCTGATGGGGAAGGGGTTCTTTACAAATCGCTATCAAGGTAATTTGACTGGGATCATTAAATTCTATTGGGATAGATTTCTTAGAATATATCCATTATATATTGTCAGTATCGTTGTAACATGTGCTATTTTTCATAAAAGCTATCCCTTGAACGAGGAGGGCGTTGAAGCGATAACGCAGTTGTTGTTTTTAAGTTTTTATGGGAAAGCAAGCTTTCCGGACTCCGTGCTTTGGACGATTTCGACCGAATTCAGATTTTATTTACTAGCGCCTTTTATTTTTCTATTCGTTCGGCGATTTGCTCGAACGAGTAGGGCTGCTTGCGTCCTTGCGTTGGCGGTAGTGAGTGTTGAGTTTGCATATCGGGTCTGGGTTTATTTGCACTATTACCATGCGGCCGGGTGGCCCGTCGAATGGCTGCTCCGAATCTATATTCCACTCAGCGGCAATTTAGACGCTTTTGTATTTGGCTTCCTATTGAACGTATTCATTCTGAAATGGAATTCATCGAGCCGTAGCTGGCATCCATCTAAAGCTATGGGGTGTGGTGTATTTGTCATTAGTTACATCTTCTCCGCCTACGTTGGCTATCGAGGGTATCTACTCGGACAGCATTTCTTCGGTCCGCTGTTCTATTGCTGTCTGCAATCAATAGTCGCCATCGGAATTTGCGCCATGCTATTCTGCTTCGAGGCTGGCGATGCGCAGCGCCGAATCCCGCTCAGCTTGCGGGCGCTAAAAGAAAATCCTAAGCGATGTCTCGAGATATTTGGAGTCGTTACCTTCGGAATATATGTTTGGCACCTGCTTATACTTTTTTGGGCTAATGACATCCATTTCCCGGTTTCAACTACTCGGGCGGCGTTTGGTTTGCGACTCCTTTTCGTGCTTGTTATAACAACCGCGCTTTCTGCCTTCACTTACTTGTTGATCGAAAAGCCGTTCCTGCGCTTGCGCTCCATGCAGATATTCCCTGCCTCGGCTTCGGTTTTCCTTAACAACTGGTTGCGGGTTTTTGATCTGCCGAAGCGCTCGAAATAA